In Armatimonadota bacterium, a single genomic region encodes these proteins:
- a CDS encoding dihydrofolate reductase family protein produces the protein MLTTLFIATSLDGYIAGPDDDLSWQFTDNDYGFDEFYQSVDTLIMGRGTYDVVRGMGRWPYSGKRTLVVTRSEKLDITTADTAYFNGSLVDLEKMLEEQGVKRSWLVGGGELVKGYLEGKLVEEVVVSVHPVLLGKGVPLFPGGFPQTSLKLIDAEAFDSGLVQLRYGVKS, from the coding sequence GTGCTCACGACTCTTTTCATCGCCACCAGCCTCGACGGCTATATCGCCGGGCCGGATGACGATTTGTCGTGGCAGTTCACCGACAACGACTACGGTTTTGACGAGTTCTACCAGTCGGTTGACACCCTCATCATGGGCCGTGGAACCTACGACGTCGTTCGCGGAATGGGACGCTGGCCGTACTCCGGCAAACGAACCCTGGTCGTCACCCGCTCGGAAAAGCTGGACATCACAACCGCGGATACCGCCTACTTCAACGGCTCGCTCGTGGACCTAGAGAAGATGCTGGAGGAGCAAGGCGTCAAACGATCCTGGTTGGTCGGTGGCGGTGAGCTTGTAAAGGGCTACCTTGAGGGCAAGCTGGTTGAGGAAGTCGTGGTCTCCGTCCACCCAGTCTTGCTCGGTAAAGGCGTTCCCTTGTTCCCGGGCGGCTTCCCCCAGACCTCACTGAAGCTAATTGACGCCGAAGCATTTGATAGCGGATTGGTCCAATTACGCTACGGCGTCAAGAGCTGA
- a CDS encoding PEP-CTERM sorting domain-containing protein — translation MKKPALILLVGLGLASISGAQVITQTQSFGFAPTNWTNSLTFNKFNPALGNLTSIVVSLTGQLNGEIKFEWLETGSGASVTGNLAGQVKIQKPDLSNLVVTSPLATTSDTVSAYDGTTDFGGTSGKTYSALSATDTQMNTLTGPADFALFSGAGTIALPIAGSSFSGVTTSPAGNITSNADVLAKASATITYNYTPVPEPASMIALGLGLTGLAARRKRK, via the coding sequence ATGAAAAAACCTGCATTAATTCTTTTGGTTGGATTGGGGCTTGCGAGCATTTCGGGCGCTCAAGTCATCACTCAGACCCAGTCGTTCGGTTTTGCCCCCACGAACTGGACCAACTCGCTGACATTCAACAAGTTCAACCCTGCTCTTGGCAACCTCACCAGCATCGTGGTCTCGTTGACAGGTCAGTTGAACGGTGAGATCAAGTTCGAATGGCTCGAAACCGGAAGTGGGGCAAGCGTTACTGGGAACTTGGCTGGTCAAGTTAAGATCCAAAAGCCGGATCTTTCGAACCTGGTTGTGACCAGCCCGCTGGCAACAACCAGCGACACCGTCAGTGCCTACGACGGAACTACGGATTTTGGCGGAACCTCCGGAAAGACGTATTCTGCTCTGTCAGCGACGGACACTCAGATGAATACTCTGACTGGGCCTGCAGATTTCGCCCTCTTCTCGGGCGCGGGAACGATTGCATTGCCAATCGCTGGCTCGAGCTTCAGCGGTGTAACCACGTCGCCAGCCGGAAACATTACATCGAATGCCGATGTTCTTGCTAAGGCATCCGCGACGATCACCTATAACTACACGCCGGTTCCAGAGCCTGCGAGCATGATTGCGCTCGGTCTCGGACTCACTGGCCTGGCCGCTCGACGCAAGCGAAAGTAA
- a CDS encoding lactate/malate dehydrogenase family protein: MGFKVSIIGGGGRVGSDAAYALQLGGKVREIALVDANPDMADGEALDLRHGSSLTSNIKFTSSSSYDIVNGSDCVVITAGLRRKPDETRLDLINRNVGLFKGILESLKGVKLAEGATIVVVSNPVDILTHLAAKSGILPESQVLGLGTVLDTARFRSLLADHFNLSAPDVKALVLGEHGDTMVPILSSATAQGVPLTSYPGVDAEAVKGVFEFTRKSGAEVIRLKGGAGRAVGVSIKEVVEAIALDSHAILPVSAVQSGKLGIEGISLSLPTVVGRHGVVEIVEPSVSAEEKELLHKSAASLKEIWAQIN; encoded by the coding sequence ATGGGATTTAAGGTAAGCATCATTGGCGGCGGCGGACGGGTTGGATCGGACGCGGCTTATGCGCTCCAGCTTGGCGGAAAGGTTCGAGAGATCGCGTTGGTGGACGCGAACCCAGACATGGCAGACGGCGAGGCACTTGACCTTCGCCACGGCTCTTCCCTGACGTCGAATATCAAGTTCACCTCTTCCAGCTCCTACGATATCGTCAATGGTTCCGATTGTGTGGTCATCACCGCCGGTCTACGCCGCAAGCCAGATGAGACTCGGCTCGACCTCATCAACCGAAACGTCGGGTTGTTCAAAGGGATTCTTGAAAGCCTAAAGGGCGTCAAGCTCGCCGAAGGCGCGACCATCGTGGTCGTCTCCAACCCGGTCGACATTTTGACCCACCTCGCCGCCAAGAGCGGAATCCTGCCCGAGTCGCAAGTCCTTGGCCTCGGAACCGTACTCGACACAGCTCGATTCCGATCCCTATTGGCTGATCACTTCAACCTCTCGGCCCCAGACGTCAAGGCCCTTGTCCTGGGTGAGCACGGCGACACGATGGTTCCGATCCTTTCATCGGCAACTGCCCAAGGCGTACCCCTCACTTCCTACCCTGGAGTAGATGCTGAGGCTGTGAAGGGCGTATTCGAGTTCACACGAAAGTCCGGAGCCGAAGTCATTCGCCTCAAGGGTGGCGCAGGCCGCGCAGTTGGAGTTTCGATCAAGGAAGTCGTCGAAGCAATCGCTCTCGACTCCCACGCGATCCTCCCGGTCTCCGCGGTTCAGAGCGGCAAACTCGGAATCGAAGGCATCTCACTCTCGCTTCCGACGGTCGTCGGACGACACGGCGTGGTTGAGATCGTCGAGCCTTCAGTTTCCGCGGAAGAGAAAGAGTTGCTTCACAAGTCGGCAGCTTCTCTCAAAGAAATCTGGGCGCAGATCAACTGA
- a CDS encoding RNA-binding protein, producing the protein MLAVSMFALNFYSDLYGDVLKNNRKTVTIRLGDKADKYVEGMVVWVTVGPRFGRRQKLYSAIIDRVEVKPIHELSPRDIERENPEFRSQDDVIGLLSRVYGDLITPNHHVTVIYFSRIDE; encoded by the coding sequence ATGTTAGCAGTCTCCATGTTCGCACTCAACTTTTACTCAGATTTGTACGGCGACGTTTTGAAAAACAACCGCAAAACGGTCACGATTCGACTGGGGGATAAGGCCGACAAGTATGTGGAGGGCATGGTCGTCTGGGTCACCGTCGGCCCCCGCTTCGGCCGCCGCCAGAAGTTGTACTCCGCAATCATCGACCGAGTAGAAGTGAAGCCGATTCATGAACTCTCACCGAGAGACATCGAGCGCGAAAATCCCGAGTTCCGCTCGCAAGATGATGTGATCGGGTTGCTTTCGCGGGTTTATGGGGACTTGATCACGCCGAACCACCACGTCACCGTCATCTACTTCTCTCGCATCGACGAGTAG
- a CDS encoding alpha/beta fold hydrolase, translating into MFILFLLLGLYVTAMAGIAYLFAYPMRTPLFLSPGFLGAPQEWVEFDDPSTGLKLRGWWVPCSSPKGVVICAHGYMMNRAEMAPLAPRLLENGYASLYFDFPACGASQGRKSGLGWRERTAVLAACAWVRAKHPGVPVALIGSSMGSAASAFALAEDSSCADVLILDSAYDHLSSAIDGWWNFLGGKKMQILLKPVIYLGIPILGLNPFRIRVSDALSKIGKPTLVLHGDRDSLALPKAAEGNFASLKGPKKLVWFTGRNHSEARWEDPEKYFEEVLGFLREHFQSGIGHNQH; encoded by the coding sequence ATGTTCATTCTTTTTCTACTTCTTGGCCTGTATGTGACGGCGATGGCGGGGATCGCTTACCTTTTCGCGTATCCGATGCGAACTCCGTTGTTCTTGTCTCCGGGGTTTCTTGGGGCTCCGCAAGAATGGGTGGAGTTTGACGATCCTTCAACTGGTCTGAAACTGCGGGGCTGGTGGGTGCCGTGTTCATCACCAAAAGGGGTGGTTATTTGCGCCCACGGCTATATGATGAACCGGGCAGAGATGGCTCCATTGGCTCCGAGACTGTTGGAGAATGGGTACGCGTCGCTCTACTTCGATTTTCCGGCTTGCGGGGCATCGCAAGGGCGGAAGTCGGGGTTGGGTTGGCGTGAGCGGACGGCGGTTTTGGCGGCTTGCGCCTGGGTTCGGGCGAAGCATCCGGGAGTTCCGGTGGCCTTGATCGGGAGTTCGATGGGCTCGGCAGCCTCGGCGTTCGCTCTGGCTGAAGATTCGTCGTGTGCGGATGTGCTGATTTTGGATTCGGCCTACGACCATTTGAGTAGTGCGATTGATGGCTGGTGGAACTTTCTAGGGGGAAAAAAGATGCAGATTCTGCTCAAGCCAGTGATCTACCTCGGGATTCCTATTCTGGGTTTGAATCCATTTCGGATTCGAGTTTCAGATGCTTTATCAAAGATCGGGAAACCAACGTTGGTTCTCCATGGAGATCGAGACTCGCTAGCCCTACCAAAAGCCGCTGAAGGCAACTTTGCTTCATTGAAGGGTCCCAAAAAGCTCGTCTGGTTCACCGGACGCAACCACTCCGAGGCGCGCTGGGAGGACCCTGAGAAGTATTTCGAGGAAGTCCTCGGGTTCCTGAGGGAACACTTTCAGTCAGGAATTGGGCATAATCAGCATTGA
- a CDS encoding cupin domain-containing protein gives MPFSGVRKQEEQTTPAILNIFGDLVSIKVSGTETGNQYTVIHGQTPPMGGPPLHAHISDSETFHVLEGTFIFELDGVIVNAVAGDVVHIQPGVKHLYQNVGSEPGRLLLVVAPGGLDDFFIELDALLKAHSEPPMQEIAILHAKYKMELLGPPMVAR, from the coding sequence ATGCCGTTTTCAGGTGTCCGTAAACAAGAAGAACAGACCACTCCAGCGATTCTCAACATTTTCGGAGATCTCGTTTCGATCAAAGTCTCCGGGACTGAGACCGGAAACCAGTACACAGTCATCCATGGGCAAACTCCGCCAATGGGGGGACCACCACTGCACGCGCACATTTCGGACTCCGAGACATTTCACGTGCTCGAAGGAACCTTCATCTTTGAGTTAGACGGCGTGATTGTGAACGCGGTTGCAGGGGACGTTGTTCATATCCAGCCTGGTGTTAAACACCTCTATCAAAATGTTGGGTCCGAGCCAGGTCGACTCCTTTTGGTGGTTGCACCGGGCGGCTTAGATGACTTCTTCATTGAGCTTGATGCGCTGCTTAAGGCTCACTCTGAACCACCGATGCAAGAGATCGCGATCCTTCACGCGAAGTATAAGATGGAGCTACTCGGGCCTCCAATGGTCGCTCGCTAA
- a CDS encoding alpha-glucosidase/alpha-galactosidase has translation MSFKIAVLGAGSVGFTRTMVRDLLCVPEFAEMTVALHDINEHNLSMVHQLIERDVKSSNLPTKIESHLDRRKALEGAKYVFSFVRVGGLEAFAYDINTPLEYGVDQCVGDTLGPGGIMYAQRGIPVLLDFCADMEEVAHDEVLFLNYSNPMAMLTWACNKYTEIPTIGLCHGVIGGHSQIASVIENLGVEKGWHPEGTKLSRKDIDIICAGINHQTWYIQARYKGMDMTPFLLEGFEKHPRFPTTEKVRIDMLRRFGYYSTESNGHLSEYVPWYRKRADEIPDWIDMSTWIHGETGGYLRVCTEGRNWFEHEFPQWLKDDPFTFEPEKRGNEHGSYILEGLETGRMYRGHFCTVNNGVITNLPDDCVIEAPGYVDGNGISMPVVGDLPLGCAAVCNASISVQRMAVEAAVHGDLNLLKQAMMMDPLTGAVGNPPEIWQMTDRMVSELAEWLPQYQAFLPEINARLDSEPSLARLRGNKGAARLVTRSVEQMEADAEAKKAAAASDKAGLST, from the coding sequence ATGAGCTTCAAAATTGCCGTCCTAGGCGCCGGTTCCGTTGGATTCACTCGCACTATGGTGCGAGACCTTCTGTGCGTCCCTGAGTTTGCGGAGATGACGGTTGCTCTACACGACATCAACGAGCACAACCTCTCGATGGTCCACCAACTCATCGAAAGAGACGTCAAATCCTCCAACCTCCCTACCAAGATCGAAAGCCATCTCGACCGCCGCAAAGCTCTCGAAGGTGCCAAATACGTGTTCTCATTCGTCCGAGTCGGCGGCCTCGAAGCCTTCGCCTACGACATCAACACACCACTGGAATACGGCGTGGATCAGTGCGTTGGCGACACCCTTGGCCCCGGCGGAATCATGTACGCCCAGCGCGGCATCCCTGTCCTCCTCGACTTCTGCGCGGACATGGAAGAAGTCGCCCACGACGAAGTCCTCTTCCTCAACTACAGCAACCCGATGGCGATGCTCACCTGGGCCTGCAACAAATACACCGAAATCCCCACCATCGGCCTCTGCCACGGCGTGATCGGCGGTCACAGCCAAATCGCTTCCGTCATCGAAAACCTCGGTGTAGAGAAAGGTTGGCACCCCGAAGGCACAAAGCTGAGTCGCAAAGATATCGACATCATTTGTGCAGGTATTAACCATCAAACTTGGTATATTCAGGCGCGATACAAGGGCATGGACATGACGCCATTCCTGCTCGAAGGCTTCGAAAAACACCCTCGTTTCCCGACAACCGAGAAGGTGCGAATCGACATGCTTCGCCGCTTCGGCTACTATTCAACCGAGTCAAATGGACACCTGAGCGAGTACGTCCCCTGGTACCGAAAGCGGGCCGACGAGATCCCCGATTGGATCGACATGTCCACCTGGATCCACGGAGAAACCGGCGGCTATCTGCGCGTTTGCACCGAAGGCCGAAACTGGTTCGAGCACGAGTTTCCGCAATGGCTCAAAGACGATCCTTTTACTTTTGAACCAGAAAAGCGGGGCAACGAACATGGCTCGTACATTCTCGAAGGCCTCGAAACGGGACGAATGTATCGGGGGCACTTCTGCACCGTCAATAACGGCGTCATTACGAATCTTCCGGACGACTGTGTTATCGAAGCACCAGGCTATGTGGACGGGAATGGAATATCCATGCCAGTCGTTGGTGACCTTCCGCTCGGCTGCGCCGCAGTCTGCAACGCCAGCATCTCTGTCCAAAGAATGGCGGTCGAGGCCGCCGTCCACGGCGACCTCAACCTGCTCAAACAAGCAATGATGATGGACCCGCTCACCGGCGCAGTCGGCAACCCGCCGGAAATCTGGCAGATGACGGACCGAATGGTCTCCGAGCTTGCCGAATGGCTCCCCCAGTATCAGGCGTTCTTGCCCGAGATCAATGCCCGTCTCGATTCCGAGCCCTCCCTTGCGAGGCTTCGAGGCAACAAAGGCGCCGCCCGACTCGTCACGAGGTCCGTCGAGCAAATGGAAGCCGATGCCGAAGCCAAAAAGGCGGCAGCGGCGAGCGATAAAGCCGGACTCTCAACCTAG